In Diachasmimorpha longicaudata isolate KC_UGA_2023 chromosome 7, iyDiaLong2, whole genome shotgun sequence, the following proteins share a genomic window:
- the LOC135164322 gene encoding uncharacterized protein LOC135164322 isoform X2: protein MGGVMMYIHRDVQYKLVVNKRIVNNCWSIGIKIKPEKFNGVLIATYHSPSAKTSDFIDYIEDICENFKNEYNCICVGDFNIGISKNSYYSRKFLCAFAGLGMKQYVNEPTRMNEISSTTIDLLFCNNQINPRVIKDLQITDHAVIEFDLELERTKNLKRRTLQRNFNHFNGELFRERLAGEMSELRNITQYGQIRYQNKEF from the coding sequence ATGGGAGGTGTAATGATGTATATTCATAGGGACGTgcaatataaattagttgtaaataaaagaattgtaaataattgttGGTCAATTGGAATCAAAATTAAACCCGAGAAATTCAATGGGGTTCTCATAGCAACGTACCACTCGCCAAGCGCCAAGACATCAGACTTTATAGATTATATAGAAGACATatgtgaaaattttaaaaatgaatacaaTTGTATCTGTGTGGGAGATTTTAACATTGGTATCAGTAAGAATTCATACTATTCCCGTAAATTTTTGTGTGCTTTTGCAGGACTCGGGATGAAACAGTATGTGAATGAACCAACCAGAATGAATGAAATATCATCTACTACCATTGATCTGTTATTTTgtaataatcaaataaatccAAGAGTGATTAAGGACTTGCAGATAACAGATCATGCTGTAATTGAATTCGACTTGGAACTAGAGCGAACTAAAAACCTGAAGCGAAGAACCTTGCAACGTAATTTTAACCATTTTAATGGTGAATTATTTCGAGAAAGACTGGCTGGGGAAATGAGTGAGCTTAGGAACATT